The DNA sequence CTCTGGCACGTCGGCCCGGAAGCCGAGGAACTCGACCCGCCCGCCCAACGCGCCCGCCAACGCCTCGGCCCGCGCCCGCTCCGGCCCGTCACCCACCACGGTCAACGTGGCGTCCGCCGGCATCACGCCCGGCAGCGCCAACGCCGCCAGCAGCGCCGCCAACCCCTTGCGCTCCACCAGCAACCCCACGAACACCAACCGCCGCACGGGCCCGACGGGCGGCTGCACGTGCGCGGGTTCCACGCAGTTGTCGATGTGCGCCAACCGGGTGGCGGGCACCCGCAACCGGGCCGACAGGAACCGCCCCATCGCCGGCGCGGGCACGACCGTGCGGTGCACGGCCCGCGCCACCACGGCGTCCGCCGCGAGCACGGTCCGCGTGTACGCCGACGGCGGCACGGCCCGCGGCACGCCCCGGAACCACTCCTCCCCCACGTCGTCCGGCACGCCGTGGTAGGTCTGGAGCACCTTGTGCCGCCACCGCAGCCCGGCGCTGACCAGCCCGGCCCGCCGGTCCTGCGCGTGCACCACGTCCGGCCGCCACGCCCGCACCAGCGCCCGCGCCCGCCGCCCGGCCCGGACGTCCGCCTTGTCGCCCACCTCGACGACCTCGTGGTGCCCGGCCAGCACGTCCGCGCCCCGTCGCGGCACCGGCCCGAACACGCGCACGTCCGCCTCACCGGACGCGATCAGCGCCCGCGCCAGCCGCACCGTGACGTCCACCGGCCCGCCGCTGTCCTGGGTCAGCACGTACGCGACCCGCAGCCGCCCCTTCACCGCGCGCCCACCAGCACCTCGTCGACCAGCGTCGCGACCTGGTCGGCCACCTGGCGCCGGTCGAACAGCAGCTCCACCCGCCGCCGCCCGTGCGCGCCCTCCAGGTCCGCCGCCGACGGGTCGGCGAGCCGCACCGCGACCGCCTCGGCCAACCCGGCGACGTCACCGGCGGGCAGCACCGCGCCCGCCTCGCCGACGCTCTGCCGCACGCCGCTGACGTCGAACGCCACCACGGAACGCCCGCACGCCATCGCCTCCAGCGGCACCAGCGCCATGCCCTCCTCGCGGGACGGCAGCACGACCACGTCGGCGGCGGCGTAGAAGTCGGCGACCGCGTCGTCCGCGCCCCACCAGCGCACGGACTCGTCGTCGCACGCCGCGCGCCACCGCTGCGCCATCGGGCCGTCGCCGACCAGCACCAGCCGCGCGTCCGGCACCTGCGCCCGCACCAGCGGCCAGGCGGCGAGGAGCTGGTCCTGCCCCTTGTAGGGCACGAGCCGACCCACGCACACCGCCGTGGGCACGTCCGGCAGCCCCAGCCGGGCCCGCGCCGCGGCCCGGTCGCCGGGGTGGAACCGCTCGACGTCCACGCCGTTGCACACGACCTCCGCCGACCCGCGCACCCCGGCGGCACGCCCGGCGGCCAGTTCGTCGTCGCTCACGCACACGAGCCGGTGCGTCCACCGCGCCGCGACCCGTTCCCAGATCCGGGCCGCCCGCGACACGACGCCGCCGGCGCTCTGGAACGACCACATGTGCGGCTGGAACAGCGTCGGCCGACGCCCGCGCACCACCAGCCGGCCGACCATGCCGGCCTTGGAGCTGTGCAGGTGCACGACGTCGGCCCCGATGTCGCGCAGCAGGCGCCGGAGCCGGACCGCCTCCCCGGCCACCGAGAGCCCCGGGTGCCGCCCGGCGCGCCACGTCCGCACGTCCACGCCCACGGCGCGCACCCGGTCGGCGAGCGGACCCGGCGGGCACACCACGACCACCGACCACCCGAGGTCCCGTTGCGCGCGCACCAGCTCCAGCACCACCGCCGCCACGCCACCCGTGACGGGCTGGCTCACGTGCACCACCCTCACCGGCGCACCACCTCCCGGTTCGCCACCAGCACGACCACGCCGCACACCACCGCCAACACGACCCCTTCACCGAGCGCGGCCACCACCGAGCCGGGTGGCCCGAACACGTCACCGACCGAGGACGACACCGCCGCGCAGCAGCCCGCCGCCGCGACCACCCCGACGCCACCGCGGGCCAGGGCGGGCAGCGGCGGGCCGATCCCCCGCCGCGCCAACGCCCACCACGTGCACGGCACGAGCAGCCACGCCGCGGCGACCTGGACCACCGCGACCGCCACCACGCCGTGCCGGGTGGCCAGGAGCAGCCCGCCGACCAGCAGCACCAGGTGGGTCACCTCCAGCGCCAGGTAGCGGCGGGCGTGCCCGGCGGCCTTGAGCACCTGGTACCACACGTGCAGCAGGCCGATCCCCAAGCCGTACAGGCACAGCAGCGCCAGCGGCACGGCCGCGTCAGACCACCGCGCGCCGAACACCACGACCCGGTCGGCCACCGCCGCCGTCACCGCGTACAGCCCGCCGGTCACCGCGAGGACCGCCGCGGTGGCCCGTCCGACCACTTCGGACAGCGGTTCCCCGTCCCGGACCAGCTTGGCGCACAACGGCAGCACCACTCCGCCGATGACGACCGCGACGAGGATGTACGGCACCCAGGCGATCCGGTACGCCAACGAGTACACGCCGACCGCCTCCGGCCCGTGCACCCGCGCGATGGCCAGGTAGTCCAGGTTGATCAGCAGCACCGCGACCAGCGCGCCCGGCCCGACCAGCGCGATCCACCGCACCGCCTCGGCCGCCGCGTCCGCGTCCCACGCGGGCCGCACCCGCACGCCCACCACGACGCCCAGCACGGGTTGCGCGACCGCCGTGCACAGCAGGCCGATCACGAGCGAGTGCGGTCCGGCGCCGGCCACCGCGAGCGCG is a window from the Saccharothrix saharensis genome containing:
- a CDS encoding glycosyltransferase family 4 protein: MKGRLRVAYVLTQDSGGPVDVTVRLARALIASGEADVRVFGPVPRRGADVLAGHHEVVEVGDKADVRAGRRARALVRAWRPDVVHAQDRRAGLVSAGLRWRHKVLQTYHGVPDDVGEEWFRGVPRAVPPSAYTRTVLAADAVVARAVHRTVVPAPAMGRFLSARLRVPATRLAHIDNCVEPAHVQPPVGPVRRLVFVGLLVERKGLAALLAALALPGVMPADATLTVVGDGPERARAEALAGALGGRVEFLGFRADVPELLRHHDALVLPSTMEQQPLVVAEAMAAGKPVVATDTGGVADMLGPVGSAGALAEPGDVDQLAARLRALFAEPDPARIGLSLAERARERFAPHVCARRHLDLYRDLMGWDSATT
- a CDS encoding glycosyltransferase produces the protein MSQPVTGGVAAVVLELVRAQRDLGWSVVVVCPPGPLADRVRAVGVDVRTWRAGRHPGLSVAGEAVRLRRLLRDIGADVVHLHSSKAGMVGRLVVRGRRPTLFQPHMWSFQSAGGVVSRAARIWERVAARWTHRLVCVSDDELAAGRAAGVRGSAEVVCNGVDVERFHPGDRAAARARLGLPDVPTAVCVGRLVPYKGQDQLLAAWPLVRAQVPDARLVLVGDGPMAQRWRAACDDESVRWWGADDAVADFYAAADVVVLPSREEGMALVPLEAMACGRSVVAFDVSGVRQSVGEAGAVLPAGDVAGLAEAVAVRLADPSAADLEGAHGRRRVELLFDRRQVADQVATLVDEVLVGAR
- a CDS encoding oligosaccharide flippase family protein, with product MTPRHGPDVTPVGRRAVRGSLWLFLVNLVGKGSQMAVTLVLAAFLTEEGLGLVALAVALVNIGQVIQSMGVYDVVSRTGRDPRRMAGTLLVLSAGTGAVLAAGLVLAADGVAHALDAPSAAPLLRLAAVSLPFSAVAGVQMGLLHRDLDFRRRLLPDAGGAVLGAAVTIALAVAGAGPHSLVIGLLCTAVAQPVLGVVVGVRVRPAWDADAAAEAVRWIALVGPGALVAVLLINLDYLAIARVHGPEAVGVYSLAYRIAWVPYILVAVVIGGVVLPLCAKLVRDGEPLSEVVGRATAAVLAVTGGLYAVTAAVADRVVVFGARWSDAAVPLALLCLYGLGIGLLHVWYQVLKAAGHARRYLALEVTHLVLLVGGLLLATRHGVVAVAVVQVAAAWLLVPCTWWALARRGIGPPLPALARGGVGVVAAAGCCAAVSSSVGDVFGPPGSVVAALGEGVVLAVVCGVVVLVANREVVRR